A region from the Drosophila bipectinata strain 14024-0381.07 chromosome 3R, DbipHiC1v2, whole genome shotgun sequence genome encodes:
- the LOC108128837 gene encoding serine/threonine-protein kinase OSR1 isoform X1, with protein MQLLNLVCLKQKVAHIANSSNNNNKNYKESKESDPKDTGVFGCFSKKEDHQENPAKNNQTSSDPREVFKSGSYKVQQTEQEQQRNLEASPSVYRHHDEEFHPIRKEEELEKTPPISKQPRPRSTQRSQSQPAIAQKPNNQRRPGTCTTSENGTATRSMTSIPANLSSNNVAGAANLAGAAAPPEKQPWPNSKDDYELRDVIGVGATAVVHGAYCIPRNEKCAIKRINLEKWNTSMDELLKEIQAMSSCNHENVVTYHTSFVVREELWLVLRLLEGGSLLDIIKHKMRTANCKQGVFDEATIATVLKEVLKGLEYFHSNGQIHRDIKAGNILIGDDGTIQIADFGVSAWLATGRDLSRQKVRHTFVGTPCWMAPEVMEQDHGYDFKADIWSFGITAIEMATGTAPYHKYPPMKVLMLTLQNDPPTLDTGADDKDQYKAYGKTFRKMIVECLQKEPSKRPTASELLKHAFFKKAKDRKYLTQTLLQSGPSMETRVHKAAKRQPGASGRLHRTVTGEWVWSSEEEDNGGSAGGSGSGGGRKQPSSDSDSEDRPMNRLERADSSDSDRDEPSPEVTHSVSSATVTPGTIPAGGAAQEITAGLSQLPLPSDASAEAPPVNLVLRMRNLRRELHDIRFEFVVGKDSAEGIATELVDAGLVDALDTQPMAQHLDQLIAASATMKTITFQLSSGVQPGEVPDERSLVGYAQISITD; from the coding sequence AGGTGGCGCACATcgccaacagcagcaacaacaacaacaagaactaTAAAGAATCCAAGGAGTCAGATCCCAAGGATACAGGAGTTTTCGGTTGTTTTTCCAAGAAGGAGGATCACCAAGAGAATCCCGCCAAAAATAATCAGACCTCTTCAGATCCGCGAGAAGTTTTCAAATCCGGATCGTATAAAGTGCAGCAAacggagcaggagcagcagagGAACCTAGAGGCATCCCCTTCCGTTTACCGCCACCACGACGAGGAGTTTCATCCGATCAGAAAGGAGGAGGAGTTAGAGAAAACACCACCGATCTCCAAACAACCCAGACCGCGGAGCACCCAGAGATCGCAAAGCCAGCCGGCGATAGCCCAGAAACCGAACAACCAACGACGTCCAGGAACTTGCACCACCTCTGAAAACGGAACCGCAACCAGGAGCATGACCTCCATACCCGCCAACCTGTCCAGCAATAACGTTGCTGGAGCAGCAAACCTCGCCGGAGCAGCCGCTCCGCCAGAGAAGCAGCCGTGGCCCAACTCGAAGGATGATTACGAGCTGAGGGATGTCATTGGCGTGGGAGCCACAGCCGTGGTACACGGGGCCTACTGCATTCCCCGGAACGAGAAGTGCGCCATCAAGCGCATCAACCTGGAGAAGTGGAACACCTCCATGGACGAGCTGCTCAAGGAAATCCAGGCCATGTCCTCGTGCAACCACGAGAATGTGGTGACCTATCACACGTCGTTCGTGGTGAGAGAGGAACTCTGGCTGGTCCTGAGGCTCCTGGAGGGCGGATCGCTGCTGGACATCATCAAACACAAGATGCGCACGGCCAACTGCAAGCAGGGAGTCTTCGACGAGGCCACCATAGCCACTGTCCTCAAGGAGGTCCTCAAGGGCCTGGAGTACTTCCATTCGAATGGGCAGATCCACCGCGACATCAAGGCGGGAAACATTCTGATCGGCGATGATGGCACCATCCAGATTGCCGACTTCGGAGTCAGTGCTTGGCTTGCCACTGGACGGGATCTGTCGCGTCAGAAGGTGCGTCACACCTTCGTGGGCACACCGTGCTGGATGGCACCGGAGGTGATGGAACAGGATCATGGCTACGATTTCAAGGCGGACATTTGGTCGTTCGGCATAACAGCCATAGAAATGGCAACTGGAACAGCACCCTACCACAAGTACCCGCCCATGAAGGTGCTCATGCTCACGCTCCAGAACGATCCGCCCACCCTGGACACCGGGGCGGATGACAAGGATCAGTATAAGGCCTACGGCAAGACATTCCGCAAGATGATCGTCGAGTGCTTGCAGAAGGAGCCCTCCAAGAGGCCCACGGCGAGTGAGCTGCTGAAGCACGCCTTCTTCAAGAAGGCCAAGGACCGCAAGTATCTCACCCAGACGTTGCTCCAATCCGGTCCCAGCATGGAGACGCGGGTGCACAAGGCCGCCAAGAGGCAGCCCGGCGCTTCGGGAAGGTTGCACCGCACCGTCACCGGAGAATGGGTGTGGTCCAGCGAGGAAGAGGATAATGGTGGCTCTGCCGGCGGCTCTGGATCCGGAGGTGGCCGTAAGCAGCCATCGTCCGACTCGGATTCGGAGGACAGGCCGATGAATCGTTTGGAGAGGGCCGATTCCTCCGACAGCGATCGGGATGAGCCTTCGCCGGAGGTGACACACAGTGTTTCCTCGGCAACCGTTACGCCTGGAACCATTCCGGCAGGTGGAGCAGCCCAGGAAATCACAGCTGGTCTGTCCCAGCTCCCCTTACCCAGCGACGCATCCGCCGAGGCGCCTCCTGTCAACCTCGTCCTGCGGATGCGCAACTTGCGGCGGGAACTCCACGACATACGCTTCGAATTCGTCGTGGGCAAGGATTCCGCTGAGGGCATTGCCACGGAACTGGTGGACGCCGGGCTGGTGGATGCTCTGGACACGCAGCCGATGGCGCAGCACCTGGATCAGCTAATCGCCGCCAGTGCCACGATGAAAACAATCACTTTCCAATTGAGCTCCGGCGTGCAGCCGGGCGAGGTGCCCGACGAACGGTCCCTGGTGGGCTATGCGCAGATTTCCATCACGGACTAG
- the LOC108128837 gene encoding serine/threonine-protein kinase OSR1 isoform X2 translates to MTSIPANLSSNNVAGAANLAGAAAPPEKQPWPNSKDDYELRDVIGVGATAVVHGAYCIPRNEKCAIKRINLEKWNTSMDELLKEIQAMSSCNHENVVTYHTSFVVREELWLVLRLLEGGSLLDIIKHKMRTANCKQGVFDEATIATVLKEVLKGLEYFHSNGQIHRDIKAGNILIGDDGTIQIADFGVSAWLATGRDLSRQKVRHTFVGTPCWMAPEVMEQDHGYDFKADIWSFGITAIEMATGTAPYHKYPPMKVLMLTLQNDPPTLDTGADDKDQYKAYGKTFRKMIVECLQKEPSKRPTASELLKHAFFKKAKDRKYLTQTLLQSGPSMETRVHKAAKRQPGASGRLHRTVTGEWVWSSEEEDNGGSAGGSGSGGGRKQPSSDSDSEDRPMNRLERADSSDSDRDEPSPEVTHSVSSATVTPGTIPAGGAAQEITAGLSQLPLPSDASAEAPPVNLVLRMRNLRRELHDIRFEFVVGKDSAEGIATELVDAGLVDALDTQPMAQHLDQLIAASATMKTITFQLSSGVQPGEVPDERSLVGYAQISITD, encoded by the coding sequence ATGACCTCCATACCCGCCAACCTGTCCAGCAATAACGTTGCTGGAGCAGCAAACCTCGCCGGAGCAGCCGCTCCGCCAGAGAAGCAGCCGTGGCCCAACTCGAAGGATGATTACGAGCTGAGGGATGTCATTGGCGTGGGAGCCACAGCCGTGGTACACGGGGCCTACTGCATTCCCCGGAACGAGAAGTGCGCCATCAAGCGCATCAACCTGGAGAAGTGGAACACCTCCATGGACGAGCTGCTCAAGGAAATCCAGGCCATGTCCTCGTGCAACCACGAGAATGTGGTGACCTATCACACGTCGTTCGTGGTGAGAGAGGAACTCTGGCTGGTCCTGAGGCTCCTGGAGGGCGGATCGCTGCTGGACATCATCAAACACAAGATGCGCACGGCCAACTGCAAGCAGGGAGTCTTCGACGAGGCCACCATAGCCACTGTCCTCAAGGAGGTCCTCAAGGGCCTGGAGTACTTCCATTCGAATGGGCAGATCCACCGCGACATCAAGGCGGGAAACATTCTGATCGGCGATGATGGCACCATCCAGATTGCCGACTTCGGAGTCAGTGCTTGGCTTGCCACTGGACGGGATCTGTCGCGTCAGAAGGTGCGTCACACCTTCGTGGGCACACCGTGCTGGATGGCACCGGAGGTGATGGAACAGGATCATGGCTACGATTTCAAGGCGGACATTTGGTCGTTCGGCATAACAGCCATAGAAATGGCAACTGGAACAGCACCCTACCACAAGTACCCGCCCATGAAGGTGCTCATGCTCACGCTCCAGAACGATCCGCCCACCCTGGACACCGGGGCGGATGACAAGGATCAGTATAAGGCCTACGGCAAGACATTCCGCAAGATGATCGTCGAGTGCTTGCAGAAGGAGCCCTCCAAGAGGCCCACGGCGAGTGAGCTGCTGAAGCACGCCTTCTTCAAGAAGGCCAAGGACCGCAAGTATCTCACCCAGACGTTGCTCCAATCCGGTCCCAGCATGGAGACGCGGGTGCACAAGGCCGCCAAGAGGCAGCCCGGCGCTTCGGGAAGGTTGCACCGCACCGTCACCGGAGAATGGGTGTGGTCCAGCGAGGAAGAGGATAATGGTGGCTCTGCCGGCGGCTCTGGATCCGGAGGTGGCCGTAAGCAGCCATCGTCCGACTCGGATTCGGAGGACAGGCCGATGAATCGTTTGGAGAGGGCCGATTCCTCCGACAGCGATCGGGATGAGCCTTCGCCGGAGGTGACACACAGTGTTTCCTCGGCAACCGTTACGCCTGGAACCATTCCGGCAGGTGGAGCAGCCCAGGAAATCACAGCTGGTCTGTCCCAGCTCCCCTTACCCAGCGACGCATCCGCCGAGGCGCCTCCTGTCAACCTCGTCCTGCGGATGCGCAACTTGCGGCGGGAACTCCACGACATACGCTTCGAATTCGTCGTGGGCAAGGATTCCGCTGAGGGCATTGCCACGGAACTGGTGGACGCCGGGCTGGTGGATGCTCTGGACACGCAGCCGATGGCGCAGCACCTGGATCAGCTAATCGCCGCCAGTGCCACGATGAAAACAATCACTTTCCAATTGAGCTCCGGCGTGCAGCCGGGCGAGGTGCCCGACGAACGGTCCCTGGTGGGCTATGCGCAGATTTCCATCACGGACTAG